One region of Oryza sativa Japonica Group chromosome 5, ASM3414082v1 genomic DNA includes:
- the LOC4338469 gene encoding uncharacterized protein yields the protein MGSKPPPPPQPSVSFKLVLLGDGRVGKTSLVLRYVNDVFSDKQEATVQASYLTKRLVVEGVPITLSIWDTAGQEKFHALGPIYYRDADAALLVYDITDNDTFLRVTKWVKELKQMANKDIVMAIAANKSDLVRSKHIDTNEAASYAESIGATLFVTSAKAGTGIDDIFSDIAKRLLERRKNSSDGLSLAHPKKGILIVDDEPEKEPPPKCCS from the exons atgggctcgaagccgccgccgccgccgcagcccagCGTCTCCTTCAAGCTCGTCCTCCTCGGCGACG GGAGAGTAGGCAAAACATCTCTTGTGCTGCGGTATGTGAATGATGTCTTCTCAGACAAACAGGAAGCAACTGTTCAAGCTTCATATTTGACAAAGCGCCTTGTTGTTGAAGGTGTGCCTATTACGCTCTCTATCTGG GATACAGCTGGACAAGAGAAGTTCCATGCACTAGGCCCTATATACTATCGTGATGCAGACG CTGCTCTTTTAGTATATGACATCACAGACAATGATACTTTTCTTCGTGTCACAAAGTGGGTGAAAGAGCTTAAGCAAATGGCAAATAAAGATATTGTTATGGCCATTGCAGCAAATAAAAGTGACCTGGTTAGATCAAAACACATAGACACTAATGAAGCAGCAAG CTATGCAGAAAGTATTGGGGCAACTCTCTTTGTTACTTCTGCCAAAGCTGGTACTGGGATTGATGATATCTTCAGTGACATAGCCAAGA GATTattagagagaagaaaaaacagCTCCGATGGCTTGTCACTGGCTCATCCAAAGAAAGGCATTTTAATCGTCGACGATGAACCTGAGAAAGAACCTCCACCAAAGTGCTGCTCATAG